The sequence below is a genomic window from Cicer arietinum cultivar CDC Frontier isolate Library 1 chromosome 6, Cicar.CDCFrontier_v2.0, whole genome shotgun sequence.
attttataatttagtgattattttttagagatttttaagaaaataaaaaattgttttgtaattgtatgtctaatgaaaatcactttttttttaaataaaagaacaatcaatcataaaaaatatttttttgacaaattactAAAAACAACTTTTCATCTTAAGTagttattagattttttttagatttttattttttttagattgtaataaataaacacacactttcaaaaattgttatttatttaaaaaaaaaaaggaattagagtttatgatattttaaaaataaacacacccttaaataacaatttataattctagaaatacaaaaaaatatctGAAAAATGCACTCAATTAGAGTTTATGATATtgtaatttattgataatttttatttgttatgatGAGCAGGATTGTCTAGACAATTTCAAAGACCAAACTGAATTTTATTATGTATCAAAAGATgctgatgatcaaaataaagatagttcaaaatcaaaaaatgaTGATAAATGGTGGTTACCAACACCTAAGGTACCTGTAGATGGTTTATCTGAGGCAGCAAGAAGGTTTCTTCAATATCAAAAAGATTGTGTAAATCAAGTACTTAAAGCAGCTATGGCTATAAATGCTCAAACTCTATCAGAAATGGAAATCCCTGAAAGCTATATTGAATCCTTACCTAAGGTATGTAAAAAAATCTAGTATTTGCTTAGAAGCTCATAAACAACTTAGTCAAGTGCTTATTATATAAGTGCTTAAGTACGagatatttttatgataaagataaaatgttaaactattttcatataagttatatttaatcTCAACAAAAAGCGATTAAGTTTTTATGTTAGATTGCAAGGTTGTGTAAGATTCTAAAATCACGATTTTAAGAACATCGGaggaaaaaaattatgaatatttcaTACGTTGTCTCACAAATAGTCTAAGTCTTTATGTTAAGAGATAAACTCAAATATCTAAACAAGTTCTTAGAGTAtgtttaaattgatttatttgagtTAATCTACTGacgtaaaatatatttgaactaTGTTTGAGAgaatttatgaaaacaacttatgttCATGAgttgttttcaatttattttctatagCTCTCCATGAAAGGTTATGAAAATAACTTACGGTATATGCAAAAATAATTTGActctattttatcttttgttacataaataattaatacatcataaataCTTATTTGATAAATGCTTATGCTATTAAcactaaataagtttttttcaatttatttttctaagttgttttcagcttattttcaTGAACTCTCTGTTATGACTTATGAAAATAGCTTAaattttggttttctttggtCATTGACAGAATGGAAGAGCAAGTCTAGGGGACTTGATCTACCGGAGTATTACCGACGAATTTTTCGATCCGGATCAGTTCCTAGGGACAATCGACATGTCGTCGGAACACAAAATCCTTGATCTGAAGAATAGAATTGAGGCATCAATAGTTATTTGGAAGAGGAAGATGAACCAAAAAGATACAAAATCATCATGGGGTTCTGCTGTTAGTATGGAGAAAAGAGAACTCTTTGAAGAGAGAGCAGAAACCATCTTAATTCTCTTGAAGCATAGGTTTCCAGGACTTCCACAATCTTCATTGGATATAAGCAAAATCCAATTCAACAAGGTAAGATTATGTTGCATGAATTTTTGGCAACTTTAATAAGTTCTTATAGTAAAATCATCTATAACACAGTTCACTTATACATTATGATCTATGATGGCAGGATGTAGGACAAGCTGTTCTTGAAAGTTATTCAAGAATATTGGAAAGTTTAGCCTTCACAGTACTATCAAGAATAGAAGATGTACTCCATGCAGATGGCCAAACTCAAAATCCATCACAAGGAAGAAAAAGCAATGCAAGGAATCCAATTCCAAAGCCAGACAAATGTCCAACACAAAGAGAAGAGGTAGAAAAGAGTGGCGGCGCAGAAACACCGTTGTCGTCGATGACACTATCTGATTTCATGGGTTGGAGTAATGACCAAGGTGAATCAGATAAAAAGGATCCTCTTGCTGTTTCAGATGAATTGGAAAAAGATATTGATAATGGTGGAAAGCTTCAAAAACTTCCAATTATAAATACTGATCATAAGAAAATGTCTTACCTTGAGACAATGGGAGTTCTCAGAGGGAGAGGAGAGAAAGAAGAAATGtgctaataaaaaatatgcaaaGAAAATGCTAAAGCTTCAAAAGAGGGAGAGGAAAGAAAGATTTGATTATTTCAttattctttcttctttttgtatatataaagATGAATGtacaacaaaatcaaaagggTTTTAAGcattttgtcatatattttatgTATGACATGTTCTCCTTGTAAGAGGGATTTGTAGTTTGGCAGATACAAAAAATGTGAATTCAAAAAACCAGAAACATATATTTTGGCTATGATGGCAGAAGGATTAGTCCTAATAGAaaggaagaaagaagaaaaaaaatcctaaactTGTGACATCTCAACACAAACTTGCATAAACATTGTTCACTTTTCTCTCATAACCATCATAGTAATCATATATTTCATCTAGTCTTGaatgtaaacaaaaaaatataatcaagaCAGGAGAGAGCTtgcattaattttgtttttttgaaacaaccataaatataaattataaaagtaaaacaGATTATTTCATAAGGTGTGATAGGATctcaaataaacataaaattaaacgTTAAACGAAATATATCCAACTCAGCCAAACGGATATAAAATAAGCACTTGCACGAAAAATACATCACTCAATAActatataaacttaaaaaaagttatatccAAAACTTTTTCCTTTGTAATTTAGCCAACACCAGCCGAGCAATTTAATGTGCTCTAGCACACTATGAAGATTAAAAGTATcatgacaaaaaataatatgattcaTCGTTTTCTAAAAAGCCAAACACAAATTAACCAAATAAGATTAAAGAGAATAAGTTGCTTCGTACCTATAATGTCTAGCCCTCCAAATTCATGCGGATGAGCTAACACAACATTTGCAAAGGTGCAATGAATACCTAAACACCCAAGTGATGTACCCCCTGAGTCAAATAGCagacaataaaaaaaacacatgatAAAATTTTTCTTCCATACCACATCttgaaatacaaaaattaaaagctCTGTCAACGGTGCCTCGGGAGTTGGGACAACAAGTTGTCCTTTTGTAAGAAATCAATTACTCAACAATCACCATACAAAATGGACACCTTCAACGATACTACTTTTTTCCAAGCTAGCTCCTAATATGAGGATGATTCGTCAACAAGAATCAACATCAAACAATGTGATACGACTCTTTAATCGAATACATTTCATTATGGATTTGTTCCAATGCCATGAATACCTAGCCTTAACCTACACATGAGTAGAAACAAACAACCGAACACATTCCACCACCTCCCCCTCAAAAAAATTATGACGCCAATTCCACCTCCACTTCCCAACTTGCCATTCCAACATACACATATTTTCCACCATCACATATTTATCACGAACCATACCGAACAACCAACTGAACCTAACTTTTAAGTAAGGGTGTACAAATGACGGGTTAGGTCCCATCAATTGATCGAATCAATTGTCCCTTATCCGATCTCAATATTTGATCGGATTAATTTTTAGGCTCTAACCCTCCATTAACCCGATTAGTTGCAGGTTCAAAAAAGACGGGATGAATTAAGACGAGACCGGGTTGGTCCCAAGACAATTGTCAACTAGtaatttttgaacttttttttagaaaaagaaaatatatttaagataacTCATAGTAAACCACGTAGGTTACCACTTGTCAATTCATTCAAAACTAGTAACTCATAACATTGTCATACAAAATACAAAAGAttcaatcaaaacaaataacctACTACCTACTAGATCCATAGATCTTTCACCATCTAATAATCTTACTCTTTCATTAAGAGTAATATCAAAACAACaatatctaataataataataataataataataataataataataaggatgAAAATAATGCatagataaaaagaaaaatgaatataaagaattactttaaaaatagtgttctaatatttaataaaatttaataattaaatcacACTTAATGTTCTATAGAACGACATATCTATTCTATTGACTTTATCGTAATATAAAGTTAAAAACATCGTAGATATGCCTAgactaaaaaaaacataataaatgaTGATATATGCTAAGGGTGACAATTTGATTCATTTATCCATCGTCCATTCAATCCAT
It includes:
- the LOC101512977 gene encoding rop guanine nucleotide exchange factor 12-like isoform X2; this encodes MKERFAKLLLGEDMSGGGKGVSSALALSNALTNLAAAVFGEQKRLEPMAPERKARWRKEIDWLLSVTEYVVEMVPTQQKSKDGSIMEIMTTRQRTDLHMNIPALRKLDTMLIDCLDNFKDQTEFYYVSKDADDQNKDSSKSKNDDKWWLPTPKVPVDGLSEAARRFLQYQKDCVNQVLKAAMAINAQTLSEMEIPESYIESLPKNGRASLGDLIYRSITDEFFDPDQFLGTIDMSSEHKILDLKNRIEASIVIWKRKMNQKDTKSSWGSAVSMEKRELFEERAETILILLKHRFPGLPQSSLDISKIQFNKDVGQAVLESYSRILESLAFTVLSRIEDVLHADGQTQNPSQGRKSNARNPIPKPDKCPTQREEVEKSGGAETPLSSMTLSDFMGWSNDQGESDKKDPLAVSDELEKDIDNGGKLQKLPIINTDHKKMSYLETMGVLRGRGEKEEMC
- the LOC101512977 gene encoding rop guanine nucleotide exchange factor 12-like isoform X1; protein product: MVKTLEQEQENCKSKLFNFKGMFENTGRHTKSLSIESASTLDPIEDDPSSSRSQGSKPLHDSEKVLPNKSRTIKEEIAAKEAKDKLIQELEQMKERFAKLLLGEDMSGGGKGVSSALALSNALTNLAAAVFGEQKRLEPMAPERKARWRKEIDWLLSVTEYVVEMVPTQQKSKDGSIMEIMTTRQRTDLHMNIPALRKLDTMLIDCLDNFKDQTEFYYVSKDADDQNKDSSKSKNDDKWWLPTPKVPVDGLSEAARRFLQYQKDCVNQVLKAAMAINAQTLSEMEIPESYIESLPKNGRASLGDLIYRSITDEFFDPDQFLGTIDMSSEHKILDLKNRIEASIVIWKRKMNQKDTKSSWGSAVSMEKRELFEERAETILILLKHRFPGLPQSSLDISKIQFNKDVGQAVLESYSRILESLAFTVLSRIEDVLHADGQTQNPSQGRKSNARNPIPKPDKCPTQREEVEKSGGAETPLSSMTLSDFMGWSNDQGESDKKDPLAVSDELEKDIDNGGKLQKLPIINTDHKKMSYLETMGVLRGRGEKEEMC